In one window of Hymenobacter nivis DNA:
- a CDS encoding agmatinase family protein: protein MPDSGSAARARKIAQFDPNAPGDAEGGLFGLPFAPEEAQVVVVPVPWEVTVSYRAGTAQGPAAVHGASLQVDLYDPDLPNAWQLGLAMEEPDAEIAATSARLRPLAADYIGWLEGGKPTDWAAAMQGVPALVNAEGDKLRQWLATKTGALLDGGQAVVVLGGDHSTPLGFLDALAARHQEFAILQIDAHCDLRPAYEGFKYSHASIMHNALMLPQVKKLVQVGIRDYCQQEAEVIEQSHGRVALFGQRFLSEERYAKKSWKKVCGKIIAQLPPKVYISFDIDGLDPKLCPGTGTPVPGGLEYEEATFLIRSIVRAGITIIGCDLNEVAPGDTDWNGIVGARLLYQMANWMAVSQGRLSARKHE, encoded by the coding sequence ATGCCTGATTCCGGCTCCGCTGCCCGCGCCCGCAAAATTGCCCAGTTCGACCCCAATGCCCCCGGTGACGCCGAAGGGGGCCTTTTCGGCCTGCCCTTTGCGCCCGAGGAAGCGCAGGTAGTGGTGGTGCCCGTGCCCTGGGAAGTGACCGTGAGCTACCGCGCCGGCACTGCGCAGGGCCCTGCGGCCGTGCACGGGGCCTCGCTGCAAGTGGACCTTTACGACCCCGACCTGCCCAATGCCTGGCAGCTGGGCCTGGCCATGGAAGAGCCAGATGCTGAAATAGCCGCCACCAGCGCCCGCCTGCGCCCCCTGGCCGCCGACTACATTGGCTGGCTGGAAGGAGGCAAGCCCACTGATTGGGCGGCGGCGATGCAAGGCGTGCCCGCCCTCGTAAACGCCGAGGGCGATAAGCTGCGCCAGTGGCTGGCTACCAAAACCGGGGCCCTGCTCGACGGGGGCCAGGCGGTGGTGGTGCTGGGCGGCGACCACAGCACGCCGCTGGGCTTCCTCGACGCGCTGGCTGCGCGCCATCAGGAGTTCGCCATTCTGCAAATTGACGCGCACTGCGACCTGCGGCCGGCGTACGAGGGCTTTAAGTACTCGCACGCAAGTATTATGCACAACGCGCTGATGCTGCCGCAGGTGAAGAAACTGGTGCAAGTGGGCATCCGCGACTATTGCCAGCAGGAGGCGGAGGTTATTGAGCAGTCGCATGGGCGGGTGGCGCTGTTTGGGCAGCGGTTCCTGAGCGAGGAGCGGTACGCCAAGAAATCGTGGAAGAAGGTGTGTGGTAAAATCATCGCCCAACTGCCGCCCAAAGTGTACATCAGCTTCGACATCGACGGGCTCGACCCCAAGCTGTGCCCTGGTACCGGCACGCCCGTGCCCGGCGGGCTGGAGTACGAAGAAGCCACGTTCCTCATCCGCAGCATTGTGCGGGCCGGCATCACCATCATCGGGTGCGACCTCAACGAAGTGGCCCCCGGCGATACCGACTGGAACGGCATTGTGGGGGCCCGCCTGCTCTACCAAATGGCCAACTGGATGGCCGTGTCGCAGGGCCGCCTCAGTGCCCGGAAACACGAATAA
- a CDS encoding phage holin family protein, with the protein MLSFILKFLLTAVLVYGLSRVLPGVALDGVGGAAILVIVLGILNAIVKPVLSLLSLPITILTLGLFSLVINVIIIKLADYLMSSFDVHGFLNALLFSLGLAVVNIVVDAVLD; encoded by the coding sequence ATGCTTAGTTTCATTCTCAAATTTCTGCTGACGGCCGTGCTCGTGTACGGCCTGAGCCGCGTGCTGCCGGGCGTAGCCCTCGACGGTGTGGGGGGGGCGGCCATTCTGGTCATTGTGCTAGGCATTCTCAACGCCATCGTCAAGCCCGTGCTGAGTTTGCTGAGCTTGCCCATCACCATCCTGACGCTTGGGCTTTTTTCGCTGGTTATCAACGTTATCATCATCAAGCTCGCCGACTACCTGATGAGTAGCTTTGATGTGCACGGCTTCCTGAACGCGCTGCTGTTCAGCTTGGGCCTGGCCGTGGTGAACATTGTAGTGGACGCCGTACTGGACTAG
- the murA gene encoding UDP-N-acetylglucosamine 1-carboxyvinyltransferase produces the protein MAAFEVRGGLHLRGEITPQGAKNEALQILCAVLLTPEPVTISNIPDIRDVNKLIELLRDMGVKVGKLATDTYRFQAEDVHLDYLDTPEFVQQAGALRGSVMILGPMLGRYGRCQLPKPGGDKIGRRPMDTHFLGLERLGGQLTLEGTDFYRIKADGKLKGTHMLLDEASVTGTANIVMAAVLAEGTTTIYNAACEPYLQQLCRMLVRMGANIQGIGSNLLTIEGVESLGGTEHRMLPDMIEIGSFIGLAAMTGSEITIKDCQIPELGLIPDTFRKLGIQLEFRGDDIYVPAQPHYEISTYLDGSILTVSDHTWPGFTPDLLSIVLVVACQAKGTVLIHQKMFESRLFFVDKLIDMGAQVILCDPHRATVIGLDQRTRLRGITMTSPDIRAGVALLIAALSAEGNSTILNVEQIDRGYQFIDQRLNALGADIRRV, from the coding sequence ATGGCAGCATTTGAAGTGCGCGGCGGCCTGCACCTCCGCGGCGAAATCACGCCCCAGGGTGCCAAAAACGAAGCCCTGCAAATCCTCTGCGCAGTGCTGCTCACCCCCGAGCCGGTCACCATCAGCAACATCCCCGACATCCGCGACGTCAACAAGCTCATCGAGCTGTTGCGCGACATGGGCGTGAAAGTGGGCAAGCTGGCCACTGATACGTACCGCTTCCAGGCCGAAGACGTGCACCTCGACTACCTCGACACGCCCGAATTTGTGCAGCAAGCCGGGGCCCTGCGCGGCTCTGTCATGATCCTGGGGCCCATGCTGGGGCGCTACGGCCGCTGCCAGCTGCCTAAGCCCGGCGGCGATAAAATCGGCCGCCGGCCGATGGATACGCACTTTCTAGGCCTCGAAAGGCTCGGCGGCCAGCTCACCCTGGAGGGCACCGATTTCTACCGCATCAAGGCCGACGGCAAGCTCAAGGGCACCCACATGCTGCTCGACGAAGCCTCTGTGACCGGCACGGCCAACATCGTGATGGCCGCCGTACTGGCCGAGGGCACCACCACCATCTACAACGCTGCCTGCGAGCCCTACTTGCAGCAGCTGTGCCGGATGCTGGTGCGCATGGGCGCTAATATCCAAGGCATTGGGTCCAACCTGCTCACCATTGAAGGCGTGGAAAGCCTGGGCGGCACCGAGCACCGCATGTTGCCCGACATGATCGAAATTGGCTCCTTCATCGGCCTTGCGGCCATGACGGGTTCTGAAATCACCATTAAGGACTGCCAGATTCCGGAGTTGGGCCTGATTCCGGACACGTTCCGCAAGCTGGGCATCCAGTTGGAGTTTCGCGGCGACGACATCTACGTTCCGGCCCAGCCGCACTACGAAATCAGCACCTACCTCGACGGCTCCATTCTCACCGTGAGCGACCACACCTGGCCGGGCTTCACTCCCGACCTGCTTAGCATTGTGCTGGTGGTAGCCTGCCAGGCCAAGGGCACGGTGCTCATCCACCAGAAAATGTTCGAGAGCCGCCTGTTTTTCGTCGACAAGCTCATCGACATGGGGGCCCAAGTTATCCTATGCGACCCGCACCGCGCCACCGTCATCGGCCTCGACCAGCGCACGCGCCTGCGCGGCATCACCATGACGTCGCCCGACATCCGGGCCGGGGTGGCCCTGCTCATCGCCGCGCTCAGCGCCGAGGGCAACAGCACCATCCTCAACGTGGAGCAAATTGACCGCGGCTACCAGTTCATCGACCAGCGCCTCAACGCGCTGGGTGCCGATATTCGGCGGGTTTAG
- a CDS encoding DUF4290 domain-containing protein has translation MNEFQSLPFHLQLLVREYGQSTYQLIQGLRQVEDVAERTRRAAQIVQLILRLKPTLRDQPDIQTRLWSHLSALLGEEMELEAPVALRPVSLRVTRPKPVPYPRQPPRLRAYGRAIEALIAKALTLESPADREQAAIQIGRTMKFLFRQHNKENAKDATIIRHLSELSNGQLKLDPALVDQEDLFEMGPGVAPGTGGNASGGSRAPFAAQANQPRRTPPPSGNSYGNNSFGNGPKRNKKSGKKGRQEPQQPPQ, from the coding sequence ATGAACGAGTTTCAATCCCTGCCCTTCCACTTGCAGTTGCTGGTGCGCGAGTACGGGCAAAGCACATACCAGCTCATCCAGGGCCTGCGCCAGGTGGAGGACGTGGCCGAGCGCACCCGCCGCGCGGCCCAAATTGTGCAGCTCATCCTACGCCTCAAGCCCACGCTGCGCGACCAGCCCGACATCCAAACCCGCCTCTGGAGCCACCTCTCGGCTCTGCTGGGCGAGGAGATGGAGCTGGAGGCCCCTGTAGCCCTGCGCCCCGTGAGCCTGCGCGTGACGCGCCCCAAGCCCGTGCCCTACCCACGCCAGCCCCCGCGCCTGCGTGCTTACGGCCGCGCCATCGAGGCCCTGATTGCCAAGGCATTAACGCTGGAAAGCCCTGCTGATCGCGAGCAGGCCGCCATCCAGATTGGGCGTACAATGAAGTTTCTGTTTCGCCAGCACAACAAGGAAAACGCCAAGGACGCCACCATCATCCGCCACCTCAGCGAGCTATCGAACGGCCAGCTGAAGCTGGACCCGGCCCTCGTAGACCAAGAGGACCTGTTCGAGATGGGCCCCGGTGTAGCCCCCGGCACGGGCGGCAACGCCAGCGGCGGCAGCCGCGCGCCCTTCGCAGCGCAGGCCAACCAGCCGCGCCGCACACCCCCGCCCAGCGGCAACAGCTACGGCAACAACAGCTTCGGCAACGGCCCGAAACGAAACAAGAAAAGCGGCAAAAAGGGCCGCCAGGAGCCCCAGCAGCCACCACAATAG